In Nocardioides nitrophenolicus, the genomic window AGCGGCAGGGTCACCCGGCGGGCGACCTCGGGTCCCGAGCAGCCCAGGCTGCGGGCCACCTCCTCGAGGCCGGGCGGCACCAGCTCGAAGGTGCCGCGCACGCTGACCACTGCCCGTGGCAGGAACAGGATGAGGTAGCCGACCAGCAGCAGCGCCAGGGTCTGGTAGAGGTCGGGGACCACGCGGATGGACACGGTGACCAGGGCGAGCGCGATCACGATGCCGGGCATGGCGCTGGCGGTGTAGACGCTGCGCTCGATGGCGGTGGTGACCCAGCCGCGGTGCCGCACGGCCAGCCAGACGACCGGGACCGCGGCGGCGGTGGTGACCGCGCCGGCGAGCACGGCGAGGAGCAGCGTGTTGCCGAGCGCGCTGACCAGCTCGCCGCCCTCGATGCCCGTGGAGGTGCCGCGGACCAGCCAGCGCACCAGCGCGCCCAGAGGTACGCCGAGCGCCCAGATCGCGAGCCCGGCGAGCCCCGCGAGCACCAGCGGCCGGCGCCGCCCGAGTCGCACCCGGGTGACCTGCCGGCTGGTGCCCGCGCCGACCCGGGACCGGGGCCGGCGTCCGCGCAGCAGCAGCTCCAGGCCCAGCAGGAGCAGGCAGAAGGTGACCAGCACCAGCGCGAGCAGGGTCGCCGACGGTCCGTTGAAGACGGTGGCGTACTGCTGCAGGATCGCGGTCGTCAGGGTCGGGTAGTTGAGCAGCTGCAGCGCGCCGTACTCCGCCAGCAGGTGCAGCCCGACGAGCAGCGCGCCGCCCAGCACGGCAGGGCTGATCGCGGGCAGGGTGACCCGGAGGAAGACCTGCCAGGGCCCCTTGCCGAGCGCGGTCGCGACCTCCTCGACGGCCGGGTCGAGCCGGCGCAGCGCGGCGACCGTCGGCAGGTAGACGAGCGGGTAGTAGGACAGGGTCACGACCATCACCGCGCCCGGGAAGGACTGCACGGCGTGGGTGGTGGACACCCAGCCGAAGCCGTTGACGAACGCGGGGACGGCGAGCGGCGCGCAGAGCAGGCCGTGCCACCACCCCCGTCCCGGCACGTCGGTCCGCTCGACCACCCAGGCGCCGGCGACGCCGACCACGACGCTCGTCACCACTCCCGCGACCAGCAGCCGGGTGGTGTTCCACAGCAGCTCGCCGATCCGGGGTCGCCACAGGAAGTCGACGGCCTCGGCGCGGCCGAGTTCGGCGGTGGTCCACAGGACGTAGCCGAGCGGCACCAGCGCCAGAGCGGCGATCGCCAGCCCGACGAGGAGGAGCGCGGGGGTCGAGCGGGTCGACGTGGAGCGGCTCAGAGGAAGCCGACCTCCTCGAGGAGGTCGACGACCTTCTTCGCGTCCAGGTCGGACACGTTGACCTGCGGCGGCTGGAGCTGGCTGAACTGCTGGGTGACGCCCTCGAGCTGCACCTCCGGGTTGAGCGGGTACTCCAGCGCGTAGCTGTCGGCGAGGATCTGCTGGCCCTTGCGGTCGACGAGGAACTTCACGAACTCGCGGGCCTCGGACTTCATGTCGCTCGACTTCAGCACGCCCGCGCCGGAGACGCTGACGAAGGCGCCCGGGTCGCCGCCGGTGAAGTAGTGCTGGGCCGAGTGGTCGCTGACGTCGCCGTTCTCCTTGCGGTCGCGCTCCCAGTAGTAGTGGTAGACGATGCCGACCTCGACCTCACCGGAGTTCACCGCCTCCAGCACCAGGTTGTTGCCGTCGTAGACCTTGCCGTTGGCCTTGATCCCCTCGAGCCACGCCTTGGTGGCCTCCTCGCCCTCGAGCTCGAGGACGGCGGCGACGATCGCCTGGAAGTCGGCGCCGGTGGGGGAGAACGAGATCCGGCCCTGCCACTCGGGCTTCGCCAGGTCGAGCAGCGAGGCGGGCAGCTGCGACTCCTGGACCTGGTCGGTGTTGTAGACGAGGACCGTCGAGCGGGCCACGAAGCCCGTCCACAGCCCGCTGTGCGGGCGGTACTGCTCGGGGATCACGTCGAGGATGTCGTTCGGCAGCTCGTCGAACAGCCCGGCCGCCTCGACCTGCGACATGGCGGGGGAGTTCTCGGTGAGGAAGACGTCGGCGGGCGAGGCCTTGCCCTCGGCGATGATCTGGTTGGACATCTCGAGGTCCTTGCCGTTGCGCAGCTCGACCTCGATCCCGGTCTCCTTGGTGAACTCCGGCGCGAGCTCCTTGAGCAGCGGCTCGTGCTGGGCGTTGTAGATCACCAGGGTGGGCTCGTCGCTGCCGCAGGCGGCCAGGAGCGGGGCGACCAGGGTGAGCGCCGCGACGCCCAGGAGGGGGCGCAGGCCGGTGCGGACCAGGCGGTTGTTCATCGGGGTTCCTCATCGACTCGGTTGGACGGGAGCGTAGTGAGACGGGTCGGGCGCCGGGACGGCACCCGGGCCGACACGTGGTTGACGACCTGCCAGGCCAGGACGCCGACCGCCAGCGAGGCGAGCAGCCCGCCCAGCGGCCAGCGGGTCTCGAACCACGGGTAGACCTGCCAGTGGGTCAGGTAGACGTAGAGCGAGGCGCTCGCGATCACGCCGGTGGGGCCCACGAGCACCCGCGGCCACGGCACGGTCCGCACCCACACCAGCACGAGTACGCCGGCGATGATCACCAGGTTGCGTGGGCTGCTGTCGGTGAACCCCCAGCAGCCGGCGACCAGCACCGCCGTCGCCAGCACCCGGTCCCGCGGCCCGCCGGCGACGGCGGCCGCCCAGCCGCCGAGGAACAGCCAGCCGACGAACAGGGTGGAGTGGATGACGTCGCCGTCGTACGACGTCACCTGGGCGGCGTAGCGCGGCGCGAGCGCGAGCGTGGCCAGGCCGAGCGCCAGCGGGAAGCGGTGTCGTCGCTCGAAGGCCATCACCCGCGGCAGCGCGGTGAGCAGGCCGGCGCCGACGGCGAGGAGGAGCACGACCTCGACGAACCAGTAGTACCAGTCGGGCTCGGACCAGTCGCGGGAGCCGAGGAGGTCGTTGAGCAGCAGCACGCTGCGCCACCCGGGCTCCCCGGTGAGCAG contains:
- a CDS encoding ABC transporter permease — protein: MPLGYVLWTTAELGRAEAVDFLWRPRIGELLWNTTRLLVAGVVTSVVVGVAGAWVVERTDVPGRGWWHGLLCAPLAVPAFVNGFGWVSTTHAVQSFPGAVMVVTLSYYPLVYLPTVAALRRLDPAVEEVATALGKGPWQVFLRVTLPAISPAVLGGALLVGLHLLAEYGALQLLNYPTLTTAILQQYATVFNGPSATLLALVLVTFCLLLLGLELLLRGRRPRSRVGAGTSRQVTRVRLGRRRPLVLAGLAGLAIWALGVPLGALVRWLVRGTSTGIEGGELVSALGNTLLLAVLAGAVTTAAAVPVVWLAVRHRGWVTTAIERSVYTASAMPGIVIALALVTVSIRVVPDLYQTLALLLVGYLILFLPRAVVSVRGTFELVPPGLEEVARSLGCSGPEVARRVTLPLVVPGLSAGAALVALAVSTELTATLLLAPLGTETLATRFWSDASSIAYGAAAPYALALIVLSVPSTWLLARLSIRSR
- a CDS encoding iron ABC transporter substrate-binding protein, which codes for MNNRLVRTGLRPLLGVAALTLVAPLLAACGSDEPTLVIYNAQHEPLLKELAPEFTKETGIEVELRNGKDLEMSNQIIAEGKASPADVFLTENSPAMSQVEAAGLFDELPNDILDVIPEQYRPHSGLWTGFVARSTVLVYNTDQVQESQLPASLLDLAKPEWQGRISFSPTGADFQAIVAAVLELEGEEATKAWLEGIKANGKVYDGNNLVLEAVNSGEVEVGIVYHYYWERDRKENGDVSDHSAQHYFTGGDPGAFVSVSGAGVLKSSDMKSEAREFVKFLVDRKGQQILADSYALEYPLNPEVQLEGVTQQFSQLQPPQVNVSDLDAKKVVDLLEEVGFL